A genomic segment from Brevundimonas sp. SORGH_AS_0993 encodes:
- a CDS encoding Hsp70 family protein encodes MTTSQPTTIGIDFGTTNTVVAVTDAEGRTQLTTFGAAGATFRSALAFQFHPSRDGQPPERLVEAGPWAIEAYVEDPLETRFIQSFKTFAASAAFTETRIDDRRYRFEDLLSAFLLRLRHHAGGDLSDLPPRVVVGRPVTFAGNNPDEALALARYQTAFGRLGFTDIRYAHEPVGAAFYFARQLKEDATVLVADFGGGTSDFSIIRFEQADGVLRSTPLARSGVGVAGDAFDYRIIDNLVSPALGKGGLYRALDKQLPIPQRYYSAFARWDQLALLRASRDMRDIRALARTALEPEKIERLIEILDDNHGHALYRAVSALKTALSSRETATFDFAAGDVRIVREVARAEFEGWIAPELAAIAEAVDRAMDQAGLPPEGVDRVFLTGGTSFVPAVRALFHKRFGAAKIETGGEFESIAAGLALIGLEPRLDLWSEKAA; translated from the coding sequence ATGACCACCTCACAGCCGACCACCATCGGCATCGACTTCGGCACGACCAACACCGTCGTCGCCGTCACCGACGCCGAAGGGCGGACGCAGTTGACGACCTTCGGCGCGGCGGGCGCCACCTTCCGCTCGGCCCTGGCGTTCCAGTTCCACCCCAGCCGCGACGGCCAGCCGCCCGAGCGCCTGGTCGAGGCCGGTCCCTGGGCCATCGAGGCCTATGTCGAGGACCCGCTGGAGACCCGCTTCATCCAGTCGTTCAAGACCTTCGCCGCCAGCGCCGCCTTCACCGAAACCCGCATCGACGACCGCCGCTATCGGTTCGAGGACCTCTTGTCGGCCTTCCTTCTGCGCCTGCGCCACCACGCCGGCGGCGACCTGTCCGACCTGCCGCCGCGCGTGGTCGTGGGCCGTCCCGTCACCTTCGCCGGAAACAACCCGGACGAGGCCCTGGCCCTGGCCCGCTATCAGACCGCTTTCGGGCGCCTGGGCTTCACCGACATCCGTTACGCGCACGAGCCGGTCGGCGCCGCCTTCTATTTCGCCCGCCAGTTGAAGGAAGACGCCACCGTCCTGGTCGCCGACTTCGGGGGCGGCACCAGCGACTTCTCCATCATCCGCTTCGAACAAGCGGACGGGGTCCTGCGCTCCACCCCGCTGGCTCGGTCGGGCGTGGGCGTGGCCGGCGACGCCTTCGACTATCGCATCATCGACAATCTGGTCTCGCCGGCCCTAGGCAAGGGCGGCCTCTACCGCGCCCTGGACAAGCAGTTGCCGATCCCCCAGCGCTACTATTCCGCCTTCGCTCGCTGGGACCAGTTGGCCCTGCTGCGCGCCTCGCGCGACATGCGCGACATCCGCGCCCTGGCCCGCACCGCCCTGGAGCCCGAGAAGATCGAGCGGCTGATCGAAATCCTGGACGACAACCACGGCCACGCCCTCTACCGCGCCGTGTCGGCCCTGAAGACCGCCCTGTCTTCTCGGGAGACGGCGACCTTCGACTTCGCCGCCGGCGACGTGCGGATCGTGCGCGAGGTGGCCCGCGCCGAGTTCGAAGGCTGGATCGCGCCCGAACTGGCCGCCATCGCCGAGGCCGTGGATCGGGCCATGGATCAGGCCGGCCTGCCGCCCGAAGGCGTCGACCGCGTCTTCCTGACCGGCGGCACCTCCTTCGTCCCCGCCGTGCGCGCCCTGTTCCACAAGCGGTTCGGAGCCGCGAAGATCGAGACCGGCGGGGAGTTCGAATCCATCGCCGCCGGCCTGGCCCTGATCGGCCTTGAACCCCGGCTGGACCTGTGGAGCGAAAAGGCCGCCTGA
- the gor gene encoding glutathione-disulfide reductase encodes MADYDYDLFVIGAGSGGVRAARLTALDGKKVAIAEEFRVGGTCVIRGCVPKKFMVMASEVSHALEIAEGYGWSFDKAEFDWPRFLEAKDVEIARLSGLYAANLGKAGVELVHGRAVLKDAHTVEIVGKDRTVTAEKILIATGGRPWKPEELPGIEHAITSEEAFHLPQLPKRILIAGGGYIAVEFAGIFAGLGVETTLIYRGPNILRGFDDDVRAHLAGEIEKRGVKVVLGCQHEKIEKTETGLVNHLENGMKLETDAVMFATGRIPYVKDLGLETAGVELNAAGAIKVDAYSRTTADNIWAIGDVTDRMNLTPVAIREAVAFHQTVYRDNPQHFDYEAVATAVFSQPPVGVVGLTEAEARRSCSKGVDVYLTRFRPMKYAFTGSDERVLMKLVVDAETQRVVGVHIVGPDSPEMIQLAAIAVKAGLTKPQWDATCAVHPTMAEELVTLKEKQNAANLAA; translated from the coding sequence ATGGCGGACTACGACTACGACCTCTTCGTCATCGGCGCCGGGTCCGGCGGGGTGCGCGCGGCGCGCCTGACCGCGCTGGACGGCAAGAAGGTCGCCATCGCCGAGGAATTCCGCGTCGGCGGCACCTGCGTCATTCGCGGCTGCGTGCCCAAGAAGTTCATGGTCATGGCCTCCGAGGTCAGCCACGCGCTGGAGATCGCCGAGGGCTACGGCTGGTCGTTCGACAAGGCCGAGTTCGACTGGCCCCGGTTCCTGGAAGCCAAGGATGTCGAGATCGCCCGCCTGTCCGGCCTCTACGCCGCCAACCTGGGCAAGGCGGGGGTCGAACTGGTTCACGGCCGGGCGGTGCTGAAGGACGCCCATACGGTCGAGATTGTCGGCAAGGACCGCACCGTCACCGCCGAAAAGATCCTGATCGCCACCGGCGGCCGCCCCTGGAAGCCGGAAGAACTGCCGGGCATCGAACACGCCATCACTTCGGAAGAAGCCTTCCACCTGCCGCAACTGCCCAAGCGCATCCTGATCGCGGGCGGCGGCTATATCGCGGTGGAGTTCGCGGGCATCTTCGCCGGCCTGGGCGTCGAGACGACCCTGATCTATCGCGGGCCGAACATCCTGCGCGGCTTCGACGACGACGTGCGCGCGCATCTGGCCGGAGAGATCGAGAAGCGCGGCGTCAAGGTCGTGCTGGGTTGCCAGCACGAGAAGATCGAAAAGACCGAAACCGGCCTGGTCAACCATCTGGAAAACGGCATGAAGCTGGAGACGGACGCGGTCATGTTCGCCACCGGCCGCATCCCCTACGTCAAAGACCTGGGCCTGGAGACCGCCGGGGTCGAACTCAATGCGGCCGGCGCGATCAAGGTCGACGCCTATTCCAGGACCACGGCCGACAACATCTGGGCCATCGGCGACGTCACCGACCGGATGAACCTGACGCCGGTGGCGATCCGCGAGGCGGTCGCCTTCCACCAGACCGTCTATCGCGACAATCCCCAGCATTTCGACTACGAGGCCGTCGCCACTGCGGTCTTCAGCCAGCCGCCGGTCGGCGTGGTGGGGCTGACCGAGGCCGAGGCGCGCCGGTCCTGTTCCAAGGGGGTGGACGTCTATCTCACCCGCTTCCGACCTATGAAATACGCCTTCACCGGCTCGGACGAGCGGGTCCTGATGAAGCTGGTGGTCGACGCCGAAACCCAGCGCGTGGTCGGCGTTCATATCGTCGGGCCAGACAGCCCGGAGATGATCCAGCTGGCCGCCATCGCCGTGAAGGCCGGCCTGACCAAGCCTCAGTGGGACGCCACCTGCGCCGTCCACCCGACCATGGCCGAGGAACTGGTCACGCTGAAGGAAAAGCAGAACGCCGCCAATCTGGCCGCCTGA
- a CDS encoding carboxylesterase/lipase family protein encodes MTIAGVFATLSLMMAPAAEQPTVQIEQGVLIGRAEADVTAFKNIPYAAPPTGERRWRPPAAAPSWRGQRDAGTLGPICIQAPPGGDPGVGPLPMSEDCLNLNVWRPTNTAQPAPVMVWIHGGGLVNGSGTAPLYDGSHLARRGMVVVTLNYRLGRLGFFDHPALAAERPADEPGGNYGLMDVIAALKWVRANIAAFGGDPQNVTVFGESAGGAIVTRLMISPPARGLFDRAVVQSGLGRELQTPLDAKGPGGAPSARDRGSVWAYAAGMRTAADLRGAPAELFLTPAPVFANGDLTLIDGEIVPTTVEAAFRAGRQAPVPLIIGTNSAEFWWMRPTDRNGYGLIDDDMTWLERADLVQAYGGLEAFDKTVITDLVFSEPARHLARLHNAAGNRAWLYRFDVTSPQNPEPHGGATHAIERPYVFGTLNTLPYPVEERDRKASEAMMSYWTTFARSGDPNGVGRPQWPRARGGNTQLLNFGNGGPTVTAVPFSARLDLLERFRKRARP; translated from the coding sequence ATGACAATCGCAGGCGTTTTCGCCACCCTCTCGCTCATGATGGCGCCCGCAGCCGAACAGCCCACTGTCCAGATCGAACAGGGCGTCCTGATCGGGCGCGCCGAAGCCGATGTGACGGCGTTCAAGAACATCCCCTATGCCGCACCGCCGACAGGCGAGCGACGCTGGCGACCGCCGGCGGCCGCGCCCAGTTGGCGCGGGCAACGGGACGCCGGAACCCTGGGGCCGATCTGCATCCAGGCGCCGCCGGGCGGCGATCCCGGCGTCGGGCCTCTGCCGATGAGCGAGGACTGTCTGAACCTGAACGTCTGGCGGCCGACGAACACCGCCCAGCCCGCGCCGGTGATGGTGTGGATCCATGGCGGCGGCCTGGTGAACGGATCGGGCACGGCGCCGCTTTACGACGGGTCGCACCTGGCGCGGCGCGGCATGGTGGTGGTGACGCTGAACTACCGTCTGGGACGGTTGGGCTTCTTCGATCATCCTGCCCTGGCGGCCGAGCGCCCGGCGGACGAGCCGGGCGGCAACTATGGCCTGATGGACGTGATCGCGGCCCTGAAGTGGGTTCGGGCCAATATCGCGGCCTTCGGCGGCGACCCCCAGAACGTCACCGTCTTCGGCGAATCGGCCGGCGGGGCCATCGTCACCCGGCTGATGATCTCGCCGCCCGCGCGGGGTCTGTTCGACCGGGCGGTGGTGCAGTCGGGCTTGGGACGCGAACTGCAGACGCCGCTGGACGCCAAGGGACCGGGCGGGGCGCCGTCGGCGCGCGATCGGGGCTCGGTCTGGGCCTATGCGGCCGGCATGCGGACGGCGGCGGACCTGCGCGGCGCCCCGGCCGAGTTGTTCCTGACGCCGGCTCCGGTGTTCGCCAATGGCGACCTGACCCTGATCGACGGCGAGATCGTGCCCACGACGGTCGAGGCGGCATTCCGCGCCGGTCGGCAGGCGCCCGTGCCGCTGATCATCGGCACCAACAGCGCCGAGTTCTGGTGGATGCGGCCGACGGATCGCAACGGCTATGGTCTGATCGACGACGACATGACCTGGCTGGAACGCGCCGACCTCGTCCAAGCCTACGGCGGGCTGGAGGCGTTCGACAAGACCGTGATCACCGACCTGGTCTTTTCGGAACCGGCGCGCCATCTGGCGCGGCTGCACAATGCGGCGGGCAACCGGGCGTGGCTGTACCGTTTCGATGTCACTTCGCCCCAGAACCCCGAGCCGCACGGCGGAGCGACCCATGCGATCGAGCGGCCCTATGTGTTCGGCACGCTGAACACCCTGCCGTATCCGGTGGAGGAGCGTGACCGCAAGGCGTCCGAGGCGATGATGAGCTATTGGACGACCTTTGCGCGGTCGGGCGATCCCAACGGCGTCGGGCGGCCGCAATGGCCGCGCGCAAGGGGCGGGAACACCCAGTTGCTGAACTTCGGCAACGGCGGGCCCACGGTGACGGCCGTGCCGTTCAGCGCGCGGCTGGACCTGCTGGAACGTTTCCGCAAGCGGGCCCGCCCTTGA
- a CDS encoding response regulator, with the protein MTQPLSGRRVLVVEDESLVAMLLETILEDMGCTPVGPASNIDDGEVMARDTADLDAALLDVNVAGRQVFPVAEALRARGVPFVFSTGYGESGLPDKWRGNPTIQKPFTEAAIRDALMRALGVAEG; encoded by the coding sequence ATGACCCAGCCCCTCTCCGGCCGCCGCGTCCTTGTGGTCGAGGACGAATCCCTGGTCGCCATGCTTCTGGAGACCATTCTGGAAGACATGGGTTGCACCCCTGTCGGTCCGGCGTCAAACATCGACGACGGCGAAGTCATGGCGCGCGACACGGCCGATCTGGACGCCGCCCTGCTGGACGTCAACGTCGCCGGCCGTCAGGTCTTCCCCGTCGCAGAGGCGCTGAGGGCCCGCGGCGTGCCCTTCGTCTTTTCCACCGGCTATGGCGAAAGCGGCCTGCCGGACAAATGGCGCGGCAACCCCACCATTCAGAAGCCCTTCACCGAAGCGGCCATCCGCGACGCCCTGATGCGCGCCCTGGGCGTGGCCGAGGGTTAA